The Vicia villosa cultivar HV-30 ecotype Madison, WI linkage group LG1, Vvil1.0, whole genome shotgun sequence genome includes a region encoding these proteins:
- the LOC131659250 gene encoding uncharacterized protein LOC131659250: MFANHEYSGYESIELYVTLPEVQPSQLVESQVINSMVDEQAEVDVVDEEEEEEPEIEVDHLVNEESENEQDVVVPPDQVHMPPAHMRNLNLDGDEPSFDIFYDPYTQTDARLKEGDKFRSREECIMAIKRFHMANNVDFKVDRANDESYKIKCRNPDCGLMLAASYRKRSDSWVICSISQDHTCVNTNVSQDHRKLSYDIICQEILPLVDKDPSVKVKTIVSHIVATYNYTPSYRKAWLAKTKAIEFVYGNWEDSYKQLPCFLFALQIYAPGTVTILETLPAQSPDRTCLQGNRKYKRTLLMVVAQDGNSNIFPIAFALVEGKTAGGPIAGEDDQKSSPAANPRP; this comes from the exons ATGTTTGCCAATCATGAGTATTCTGGTTACGAGTCCATAGAGTTGTATGTTACTCTACCAGAAGTTCAACCCTCACAATTGGTGGAgtcacaagtcattaattcaaTGGTCGACGAGCAAGCAGAGGTCGACGTcgtagatgaagaagaagaagaagaaccggAAATAGAAGTTGATCACTTGGTCAACGAGGAATCTGAAAACGAACAAGATGTTGTTGTGCCACCAGATCAAGTGCATATGCCTCCAGCGCACATGAGGAACTTGAACTTGGATGGGGATGAACCATCCTTTGATATTTTCTATGATCCATACACTCAAACAGATGCACGGTTAAAAGAAGGAGACAAATTTCGTTCAAGGGaggaatgtatcatggccataaaAAGATTTCATATGGCAAACAATGTTGATTTTAAAGTTGATCGCGCCAACGATGAGAGTTACAAAATTAAGTGTAGAAACCCTGATTGTGGATTAATGTTGGCTGCATCatacaggaagagaagtgattCATGGGTGATATGTTCTATTTCCCAAGATCACACATGTGTTAACACAAATGTTTCCCAAGATCACCGTAAGCTAAGCTATGATATTATATGTCAAGAAATCTTGCCTCTAGTAGACAAAGATCCGTCAGTAAAGGTGAAAACGATAGTCTCTCATATCGTTGCAACGTACAATTACACTCCATCTTATAGAAAGGCGTGGCTGGCGAAGACTAAAGCGATTGAATTTGTGTATGGCAATTGGGAGGATTCGTACAAACAACTTCCATGTTTCTTATTTGCGCTTCAAATTTATGCTCCTGGAACCGTTACTATTTTAGAGACCCTTCCGGCGCAATCTCCAGACAGAACGTGCCTTCAAGGAAAT agaaaatataagaggacCTTGTTGATGGTTGTGGCACAAGATGGAAATAGTAACATTTTTCCTATTGCGTTCGCTCTTGTGGAAGGAAAAACTGCTGGAG GACCtatcgccggagaagatgaccagAAGTCATCTCCGGCCGCCAACCCTCGCCCTTGA
- the LOC131659259 gene encoding uncharacterized protein LOC131659259: protein MANNVTATKEATKRTFTCSFFREDMTHLIQLSTLVTGHNLDEFRKTYGHILYMLTSHVDEWALYTLLQFYDFELRCFTFRDYQLPPTLEEYAGILKIKVQRKIPFVCVPEKPKMDRIAGALYLSMKDVTGNWKPNGGTHGFHVKFLIKKADALAVEKKWKEFNALLAVMIYGLVLFPNIPNFVDLTIVCLFMDQNPVPTLLGDTYYTIHSRYGKKGSVGGCLPLLYEWFTSHLPKIGPFVTMKDSQKWPQRIMGLTANDIVWCPIGMGIEEVITSCDKPLDKEIFESVCFEKGTDPKGLEKVRSAWDNIHTDDQTSLGEKNAVAKQAYTDWVKDRVKDRLFPFPKVNPLYEQPPEVLTTAMPTENCIQVDMESTQLHEKRSDTQLKHYLVDQEKTELTHEAKMLKGGSSRVQKKARTEKGERDTTVVVEDHQKIIKGAIKEAEEKLKREYREYLKAYKLKIEREARAEVKSQKKKLEEETTQRIAVETQLKGSHLRTTRLTEENAKLKDQMMGVENAPEKAYLLECKGCDELRECCKNLDGQLFRKDVVIQSFVKGRDR, encoded by the exons atggctaacaacgtgaccgctacCAAAGAGGCTACTAAGCGTACATTCACTTGCAGTTTCTTCCGTGAGGATATGACACATCTGATTCAGTTGAGCACTTTAGTTACTGGGCATAACTTGGATGAGTTTAGGAAGACGTATGGCCATATCTTGTACATGTTGACTTCTCACGTTGATGAATGGGCTCTATACACGCTTCTTCAGTTCTATGATTTTGAGCTACGCTGTTTCACCTTTCGTGACTATCAACTGCCTCCTACCCTTGAAGAGTATGCTGGCATTCTCAAGATTAAGGTTCAACGTAAAATCCCTTTTGTATGTGTACCTGAGAAGCCAAAAATGGACCgaattgctggtgctctttatttgagcatgaaggaCGTTACAGGTAAttggaagcctaatggtggaaccCACGGATTCCATGTGAAATTTCTGATAAAGAAGGCCGACGCCCTTGCTgttgagaagaaatggaaagaattcaaCGCTCTCCTAGCCGttatgatctatggtttggtgttgttcccgaATATCCCTAATTTTGTCGATCTAACTATTGTTTGTCTCTTCATGGATCAAAATCCTGTGCCCACTCTTTTAGGAGATACTTATTATACCATTCATTCCAGGTATGGGAAGAAAGGATCAGTTGGGGGTTGTTTACCGTTGCTATATGAGTGGTTCACTTCACACTTGCCTAAAATTGGGCCGTTTGTTACGATGAAAGACTCacagaaatggcctcaaaggatcatggggcttactgCAAATGACATTGTCTGGTGTCCTATCGGAATGGGCATAGAGGAAGTTATAACTAGTTGTG acaagcctttggacaaagagatattCGAATCTGTTTGCTTTGAGAAGGGGACTGATCCAAAGGGTCTAGAAAAAGTGAGGAGCGCCTGGGACAACATCCATACAGATGATCAGACTTCCCTAGGTGAGAAAAATGCCGTTGCCAAACAAGCCTATACAGATTGGGTCAAAGATAGAGTTAAAGATCGCCTGTtccctttcccgaaggttaacccATTGTACGAACAACCACCTGAGGTTCTAACTACCGCTATGCCTACTGAGAATTGTATCCAAGTAGATATGGAAAGCACCCAATTGCACGAAAAGAGGTCAGATACGCAACTAAAACATTATCTTGTAGACCAGGAAAAGACTGAGTTGACACACGAAGCCAAAATGCTGAagggaggatcttccagagttcaaaagaaGGCTAGAACGGAAAAAGGTGAAAGAGATACTACTGTTGTTGTTGAGGATCACCAGAAGATCATAAAAGGGGCCataaaagaggcagaagagaaacTCAAGCGAGAGTATAGAGAATACTTGAAGGCTTATAAACTCAAGATAGAAAGGGAGGCTAGAGCTGAAGTGAAGAGTcagaaaaagaaactggaagaagagaccaccCAAAGAATAGCAGTTGAGACTCAgttgaaaggaagtcacctccgtaccacccgactaacagaagagaatgcCAAGCTCAAAGATCAAATGATGGGTGTGGAGAATGCACCTGAGAAGGCTTATCTCCTAGAATgtaaaggatgtgacgaacttagggagtgctgcaagaaTCTAGATGGGCAGTTATTCCGAAAGGACGTGGTAATCCAAAGCTTCGTCAAAGGAAGAGATAGGTAG